The genomic window TCGCTGatctttggcaattttttttttcttacgaggataaggacatttttccatatagaaaaaattacgttaaaaaattcctatggggtataactcaagaaaaaaattgccaaaaattaggaaaattttttgcaaaactaAGATTAACTTACTTACTGGCTTCAAAACTGCTTACTCAAATTTTTGCGAATTTGGCATACATTAGGCATAGTTACATTATATTAAGTATTTACAGAAAATATACAACGTACAGTTCCAGTTCAGCAAAAAATTCGCTATTCTTaacagtttcattttattttattttgtcactgcTATACGATGATGTATTTTCATGTAAGCGTGCTTTTACATTAGTCAAGTATTGAACCCAAGTCTGGGGCACAGACGAGAGAGGGGAGAGGCTTCTTCACCTCTttcaaatcagcgagacttcctaagaacttaagtttagcactttattatactaaaattaaacaggctacaaaactgcatacttgaaaaaattctgcttgttcttttggccgagcaattaaattttattgcttggaggagcgcacttagatcttttggctccaatcattaatgcaataaaatttagtacgtttttggcctggcaaatatatggcactaaaatgtccaaaatgccttggatcgcattgtcaacaaatatacactatattaaatatacaaatatgggtataactcaattttagaaaaaatgtcaCTTAGATCCGTTTGGTTCTGAGCCCTTCATATATATTACTTTTAAATGCTGTTTTTTTTCGGATCCCTTtatcgctcttatttggaatccaaatctataaataaagttttgtttgtaaagatggagatttggGCTATTAGCgagttttttattaaaataatttgttaaaaataaacgattgtgagcacacaaagaaatctatttgtactatggcattaTTGTGAATGTTTACCGGCAGTTGCTGCCATAcgtcagatggcagcgcaagctgtaaggttttaattgattgatagaacagctgatttctgttgatatttgataagagacttttatatacttgcaacatattttgtgtcctatgcatttgtttaattgcagtttttaactgtcaaaaatgttagaaaagttaccaacgagtgggaaaaataatttcacttgcaaagtgtgctagCACCCTTAAAAAAAAGTAAGGCATGAtagcctccgaagatattttaggccgagcatctcttccagtTCGCGTCGTACTCCTTTcagtttttttctacaaattggcggtacgatACCTAcctgtttaatgccgactcctaacggcaactgcaaggcagatgagttttcgctgagaagctttctatggcagaaatacactgccgaggggcgactccgcttagaaaaatttctttctCATTGAAAAAACGTGTccctaaaatttttatgttgctttgcccgggaacccaggatcttcggtgtggtaggcgcgcCATCATACCACAACGGCCGCAAGCaagcaaagcaaatgtcaaattctgcTTATGCTTTGCGCACAAcgaaagttggaagttggctactttttcatgtcagatgacgccagtgtcgctcaatctaccgttctccataaaaatacctGCAATCTAcacataatgcataagattgagttaaacgcatctatatgaaaagctgTTTATGTGACGGGCTTTTACTGTCACCCCTTaaaataccaatgaaaactgttgaaATATAACAGTGGCTGTTGATATTACAGAAATTTGTGTGGCTCTTTAGTCATAAGAACAAGTAGTAAGCGCGGTGAGCGTAAATTTCTCTTTAAAACTTGCTCATGCATTTtcataatattgacagttgtcGCTGTTGAAACGACCGATGAGATCAGTCCTTTTATTAGAAAAATCAGTAAGAATGATtcagaatctgtaatttttacagaatattgttaacttgagctCAACAGTTTCTTCTGTGTTGAAATTACTTTACAAGGTTGCCCTCTTGACAAAAAACTCCGTTGAATTAACTATAATGCGATGAATTTTACTGAATAACTGCTAATTACTGCTTCGaaattcatgaccggattatgagggccgtaaatttttgttgttgtactactgacttcaTCTGTCTGGCTTTATTGCGTCATGGCATgtattaagggccaattaatggtgacttatccataaccagataaagcagctgatcgaaccatccttatggaaatcaatgtaatcgattaatgatgcgttaccataacgctaaagccataaccataccatagccaaccaattggtttttggtttttcgccatatccataacctaaaaatatttgatttggagaatttattaactttttgtagattttatttatagttttggatacgtttcctcatttttatgaaattttgacgatttttaggttaaggcaccaataactgatggaaatttgatatggataagtaaaaatatggttatgactatggcgttagggttaaggaagttttaTTGGCCCTTAAAGAAATGAAtggaaatttatattttaaactaGGAAAAGCTCAAGTTTGGCATACGAAGACAGTATGAACTGCTTTCTTATGCATTCTTAAGAAAGCACACCACAATATCAATTGAAACTTACCTGAAAATGATTCGAGCATTCCTCACAACCGAAAAAGAATTTCACATAACCATGTATGGCTCTTAAAACTTGTAATGGTTCACGACAAATATCTAAACGTTCCGCTTTTATCGTTAAATAATGGAAGAGCGTCCATAGTGAACATGTATAGCCGCGTTTATTTTGCTGTGAGCTGACACAAGCAACAAAATTATTTGATGAGAATATCGAACCATGTTTTTTGTTCAACGTTTCTAATTCATTTTGAATATTTGCACCAGATAATTTATCTTTTGCATTCAAAACAAATTTATTAAGGTGACGAAAGACTTCATCACCTTTTGCGCCAAGTGGATGATAGTTTTGCAATACTTGTAGCATATTCTGCAACGCTGACAATTATTCACCgtgtattttatttacttttggtaTTTCATTGAATAGCATTTGACGTATAGCCATTTCCAGATCAGCCTAAAATGAGAACAAAATACTAATTAGAAACACTTGTTTGAACATAATATTTACTCGTATTGTTTTTAGAAAAGAACGGTTAGGTACTTAAATATTAACataatgatatatgtatgtagataactATGTATGTATAGTCAAATGGTAAAGTTAtcatattttgttattattaaacGGCATTTATGTCATGAATTCttagaaaaaataactaaaataaacaCTAACTAAAacaaagaaacatttttaaatttcttgAAATCTTTCCTATCGATGTCAAGTGAAATTTACGAGGGCCTTGGGATAAGAAGCTGGAAACTTGCACGCGCCTTTGTTTTGACGTTCTGTTAATGGAACTTCGGAAGGCCAGAACATACTAGAAACGTGTATATCGATGCTTACACATTAACGGAAGGAGATCCACCTGTTTACTGTTTATGATCCAGaaatacataagtatgtacattagagcgggtcaaaatttttttccatcaggactatagcaaaaacgtaatctacagatgattctaagaaaaattgcttaaGACACCATAACTCTaggtccgatttcgagtcccccacttttgcaaaataaatattttgccatatgaatgtagggtttggccaaaaaattttcatagcttctgatataattataggaaaaatatcatattggtaTTACTTTAAAATGTATTTTACTTACATTTCAGTATtcgtattaatatctatagtggttttgaattttagtaaagatatcaagcttaaattatgagaaattagcctaaaatgaacttttaattactatattatcatttttaacaaatttcttatggaccttttttttctttacagctaaaataagttcagaacatttccaacaaatttcattcagacagtttttcttttttcgaattcgttttagtagaaaaaaatgttcaaaaaaaaaactatattttcatgtaat from Eurosta solidaginis isolate ZX-2024a chromosome 3, ASM4086904v1, whole genome shotgun sequence includes these protein-coding regions:
- the LOC137247134 gene encoding sulfhydryl oxidase 1-like, giving the protein MLQVLQNYHPLGAKGDEVFRHLNKFVLNAKDKLSGANIQNELETLNKKHGSIFSSNNFVACVSSQQNKRGYTCSLWTLFHYLTIKAERLDICREPLQVLRAIHGYVKFFFGCEECSNHFQEMAERRKIWHVSSKAEAALWLWEAHNEVNNRTAGDATEDPKFPKIQFPSESSCSQCHKAASWDKDAVLNFLKNMYNPDYVSRYGTDTDNKSGTILRITSRNI